Below is a window of Corynebacterium kalinowskii DNA.
GCTGAACTACAGCCACCATCGCTGCCTGAATTAAGCAGCGGAGTTCATATTAATGCAACGCGCGTAATTTACAAAAACCGCTGGTAGGCCTCGGTTGCTGCCTGGGCAGATTCGGCGACTTCTTCACTGCTTGGCCCCGGCTCGGCAACGAACACTGATCGGCGGTAGTAGTCGAGTTCGCGGATGGACTCAATGATGTCTGCCAGGGCGCGGTGTGCCATTCCCTTGTCCGGCTGCCCGAAGTACACCCGCGGGTACCAGCGACGTGCCAGCTCCTTTACTGAGGACACATCCACCATGCGGTAGTGCAGCGCTTCGTCCAGGCGTGGCATATATGCCTTGATGAAGGTCCGGTCAGTGGCGATCGAGTTGCCAGCAAGCGGTGCCGGGTGCTCAGGTGAGCAATGTTCGGCGATCAATGCCAACACAGCATCCTCGGCATCCTGCAGGGACAAGGTGGAGGTGCGGATGTCGTCGAGAAGCCCGTTGTTTGTGTGCATGTCCCGCACAAAATCGTCCATTTCTGCCAGCTCATCGTCGGTGGCATGGATGACGAGGTCAACGCCGTCGCCGAGAATGTTCAGGTTGGCGTCGGTGACGAGGGCTGCGATTTCCACGATGACGTGGCGAGCAGGATCCAGGCCGGTCATTTCGAGGTCGACCCAGACGAGACGATCGTTCTTCAAAGCTACTGGTTCCATTACTGACCCATCTTCTTGTAGAAGCCGCCGATGATCGGTGCGACCAAACGCGTCGGGCCAACGTTGGTGGCTACTTCCATGAGCTTGGCCAGCGGGCCTGGCACAACGCGACGCTTGCCTGCGGCCATGGCCTCCAGGGTTTCGCGGGAGCAGGACTCGTAGGTGGTCCAGACGGCATCAGGGACCACGCGGTCGACGATCGTCTTCTCCGCATCCGGGACGACGGCCTCGCGGACCGGGCCAGGGGCGAGCAGGGTGCAAGTGACACCGGACCCGCGCAGTTCGTAGTGCAGTGCCTCGGTGAACTTGTTCAAGCCTGACTTGGTGAAGATGTAGGTCGCGTTGTTCGGGATCACCATGTCGCCGGCGAGGGAGCCAACATTGCAGATCGCTCCTGACTTGCGAGGAAGCATCTGATCCAGTGCTGCGCGAGTGAGCTCGAAGCAGGCGGTGGCGTTGAGGTGGAACTGGTTGAGCTCGTAATCCCAGTCTTGCTCCATGAAAGCGCCGAAGGAGGCGATGCCGGCGGAATTGATCAGGATATTGATCTCTTGGTTCTTCATGTGTTCGATGAGCAGGCGACGGGCATGGTGTTCTGCCAGGTCGCATACGTAAATGTCGGCAATGATGCCGTACTTTTCTTGCAGCTCTGTGGCGAAGGCCTGCAGTACGTCTTCGCGACGCGCCACGAGGATTAGGTTATGGCCCATGTCTGCCAGATCGCGGGCCATGGCCATGCCGATGCCTTGGCTCGCGCCGGTGACGAGTGCTCGGGCGTTGGGACTGGGCTGGGGAAGTGCCATGGTTCTCCTTGATAGATCGATGTGCGCTCAAGTTTAGCCGGGCAGCGGAGAAAGGCCGTCCCAAAGCTGCTCTGCGGGACCAATTTTCGGACGGTAATCTCACTGGCATGATCCCCGAGATTCGTAGAGTTGGTCAGCACGCAGTCCTCGTCGCTACGGCGCAGCAGGAGATCTTCGGCGACTTCATCGAGTCGATCACCGGTCCCGAGTACGAGTGGGCCTTCGACCGCGGCGTCCTCACTTTTGAATCTGATCAGGGCTGGCTGAAGTGCGATACCTATCCGGTGGCCTCGATTGCAGTGGAACCGGCGACGGTGTTGTGGCGCTGGCAGCCAATGTCGGAGGAGGAAGCCACCTACTTCCGAGGCGACGCGGTGGCGGGCTATC
It encodes the following:
- the orn gene encoding oligoribonuclease; this encodes MEPVALKNDRLVWVDLEMTGLDPARHVIVEIAALVTDANLNILGDGVDLVIHATDDELAEMDDFVRDMHTNNGLLDDIRTSTLSLQDAEDAVLALIAEHCSPEHPAPLAGNSIATDRTFIKAYMPRLDEALHYRMVDVSSVKELARRWYPRVYFGQPDKGMAHRALADIIESIRELDYYRRSVFVAEPGPSSEEVAESAQAATEAYQRFL
- the cmrA gene encoding mycolate reductase (Catalyzes the final step in mycolic acid biosynthesis.) yields the protein MALPQPSPNARALVTGASQGIGMAMARDLADMGHNLILVARREDVLQAFATELQEKYGIIADIYVCDLAEHHARRLLIEHMKNQEINILINSAGIASFGAFMEQDWDYELNQFHLNATACFELTRAALDQMLPRKSGAICNVGSLAGDMVIPNNATYIFTKSGLNKFTEALHYELRGSGVTCTLLAPGPVREAVVPDAEKTIVDRVVPDAVWTTYESCSRETLEAMAAGKRRVVPGPLAKLMEVATNVGPTRLVAPIIGGFYKKMGQ